The Lycium barbarum isolate Lr01 chromosome 10, ASM1917538v2, whole genome shotgun sequence genome includes a region encoding these proteins:
- the LOC132612665 gene encoding uncharacterized protein LOC132612665 — protein sequence MDLGFTGSMFTWWNGRSDEACIFKILDRCLGNQALQNCFPNLEVGRALSKWNRDTYGDIFKQIATLEEVVQVHEQEFEQNPTGLNRERLQRVQADLIRFCAIEEKFWRQKAGMQWFQDGDRNTKFFHSHVNGKRRKLQLQRIQDHTGTWLDTEEEIAQEAIRFFSDQFKEENISTDFSMLDKIPKMVTEEQNQQLYEMPDEVEVKRAVFGLNGDSAGGPDGFTGRFF from the exons ATGGATCTTGGTTTTACTGGAAGTAtgttcacatggtggaatgggagatcTGATGAGGCTTGTATATTTAAAATATTGGACAGATGTTTGGGAAATCAGGCTCTGCAGAATTGTTTTCCTAATTTGGAG GTGGGAAGAGCTCTTTCTAAGTGGAATAGGGACACTTATggtgatatcttcaagcaaatTGCAACTCTGGAGGAAGTGGTGCAGGTGCATGAGCAGGAATTTGAACAGAATCCTACAGGGCTTAACAGGGAAAGGCTACAAAGGGTACAAGCTGATCTGATCAGGTTTTGTGCTAttgaagaaaaattttggagacaaaaagcaggGATGCAGTGGTTTCAGGATGGAGATAGGAACACAAAATTCTTTCATTCTCATGTCAATGGAAAGAGAAGAAAGCTGCAGTTACAAAGAATTCAAGATCATACAGGTACATGGCTGGACACTGAAGAGGAGATTGCGCAGGAAGCAATCAGATTTTTCTCAGACCAATTCAAAGAGGAAAATATCTCTACAGATTTCTCTATGCTTGATAAGATTCCTAAAATGGTTACAGAAGAACAAAATCAACAGCTCTATGAAATGCCAGATGAAGTAGAGGTGAAAAGAGCAGTTTTTGGTTTAAATGGAGACAGTGCAGGTGGTCCTGATGGTTTCACAGGAAGATTTTTCTAA